In Halobaculum rubrum, the following are encoded in one genomic region:
- a CDS encoding LeuA family protein, with translation MSATDEFDSVRIFDTTLRDGEQSPRTSFDYEEKREIAAALDDLGVSVIEAGFPVNSDAEFEAVKDIAESTDTTVCGLARVVEKDIQAAIDSGVGMIHTFVSTSDVQIEDSMHATREEVKQRAVEAVEMAEESGAEVMFSPMDATRTQESFLVEVIEAVDEVGVDWINIPDTCGVATPRRFGDLIEVVTEHTDAGVDVHTHDDFGLAGANALAGVEAGAHQMQVSVNGIGERAGNAALEEVVMAAESLYNADTGVDTTKITEVSRMVEQASDIGVPPNKPVVGRNAFSHESGIHAAGVIENSDTFEPGVMTPEMVGATRELVMGKHTGTHSVRERLTDAGFDPTESEVRAITRRVKDAGAEGRVTMSDVRRFAREEGVAEMDDSEEEAEREARV, from the coding sequence CTGAGTGCAACTGACGAGTTCGATTCTGTCCGCATCTTCGACACGACGCTTCGCGACGGCGAGCAGTCGCCGCGCACGTCGTTCGACTACGAGGAGAAACGGGAGATAGCCGCGGCGCTCGACGACCTGGGCGTGTCCGTCATCGAGGCGGGGTTCCCGGTCAACTCCGACGCGGAGTTCGAGGCCGTCAAGGATATCGCGGAGTCGACCGACACGACCGTCTGCGGGCTCGCCCGCGTGGTCGAGAAGGACATCCAGGCCGCCATCGACTCGGGGGTCGGGATGATCCACACGTTCGTCTCCACGAGCGACGTGCAGATCGAAGACTCGATGCACGCCACCCGCGAGGAGGTGAAACAGCGGGCGGTCGAGGCCGTCGAGATGGCCGAGGAGTCGGGCGCGGAGGTGATGTTCTCCCCGATGGACGCCACCCGCACCCAGGAGTCGTTCCTGGTCGAGGTGATCGAGGCCGTCGACGAGGTCGGCGTCGACTGGATCAACATCCCCGACACCTGCGGGGTGGCGACCCCGCGCCGCTTCGGCGACCTGATCGAGGTCGTGACCGAGCACACCGACGCCGGCGTCGACGTCCACACCCACGACGACTTCGGGTTGGCTGGCGCGAACGCGCTGGCCGGCGTCGAGGCGGGCGCCCACCAGATGCAGGTGTCGGTCAACGGCATCGGCGAGCGTGCCGGCAACGCCGCGCTCGAGGAGGTCGTCATGGCCGCCGAGTCGCTGTACAACGCCGACACCGGCGTCGACACGACGAAGATCACCGAGGTGTCGCGCATGGTCGAACAGGCCAGCGACATCGGGGTGCCGCCGAACAAGCCCGTGGTGGGGCGCAACGCCTTCAGCCACGAGTCCGGCATCCACGCCGCCGGCGTCATCGAGAACAGCGACACGTTCGAGCCGGGGGTCATGACTCCGGAGATGGTCGGCGCGACCCGCGAGCTGGTGATGGGGAAACACACCGGCACCCACTCGGTCCGCGAGCGGCTGACCGACGCCGGCTTCGACCCCACCGAGTCGGAGGTACGCGCCATCACCCGCCGCGTGAAGGACGCCGGCGCCGAGGGGCGCGTGACGATGTCCGACGTACGGCGGTTCGCCCGCGAGGAGGGCGTCGCCGAGATGGACGACTCCGAGGAGGAGGCCGAGCGGGAGGCGCGCGTCTGA
- a CDS encoding DUF5779 family protein → MSDFGLDLSDAEEMIESEGTVGDVVLGVLDGETEPEHWVRNVEYGNVLVLAVDGDLNERAAGFAREVKDMGGELTHFRGFLVVSPPGVAVDTEKLS, encoded by the coding sequence ATGAGCGATTTCGGGCTCGACCTCAGCGACGCCGAGGAGATGATCGAGTCGGAGGGGACGGTGGGGGACGTGGTCCTCGGGGTGCTCGACGGGGAGACCGAGCCCGAGCACTGGGTGCGCAACGTGGAGTACGGCAACGTGCTCGTGCTCGCCGTCGACGGCGACCTCAACGAGCGGGCCGCCGGCTTCGCGCGTGAGGTGAAGGACATGGGCGGGGAGCTGACCCACTTCCGGGGCTTCCTCGTCGTCTCCCCGCCGGGCGTCGCCGTCGACACCGAGAAGCTGAGCTGA